From a region of the Lactuca sativa cultivar Salinas chromosome 4, Lsat_Salinas_v11, whole genome shotgun sequence genome:
- the LOC111907908 gene encoding uncharacterized protein LOC111907908 — protein sequence MANDKPITEQVDELQVMVNKLNVLYISIPEHFQVGAIIAKLPPSWKDFSKRMMHKSEDYSMDDLMKHLRIEEENRIRDKRGKVKSSVHQVLVGGCSHNTKFGGQIKRNLETKKQSFKKPSHQNPNLNPKRAGPCHVYGEIGYYVRECNDRKSASVAHAVDQVTDMVSSGNLRGIFLITSNQLCKIKVYKETISIS from the coding sequence ATGGCTAATGACAAACCTATCACGGAGCAAGTGGATGAACTCCAGGTCATGGTCAACAAGCTGAACGTGCTCTACATCTCGATACCAGAACACTTTCAGGTTGGTGCAATCATCGCAAAACTGCCACCCTCATGGAAAGACTTCTCTAAGAGAATGATGCACAAATCTGAGGACTATTCTATGGATGATCTAATGAAACACCTTCGCATTGAGGAGGAAAATCGCATCAGGGACAAGCGTGGTAAAGTCAAATCAAGTGTGCACCAAGTATTGGTTGGGGGTTGTAGTCATAATACCAAGTTTGGGGGTCAAATAAAAAGGAACTTGGAAACCAAGAAACAAAGCTTCAAGAAACCAAGTCATCAGAATCCTAACTTAAATCCGAAAAGGGCCGGACCTTGCCACGTTTATGGAGAGATTGGGTACTATGTGAGAGAATGCAATGATCGAAAATCAGCATCGGTTGCACATGCAGTCGATCAAGTGACGGATATGGTGTCAAGTGGGAACCTCAGAGGGATTTTCCTGATAACAAGCAATCAATTGTGTAAAATCAAAGTTTACAAAGAAACCATTTCCATCAGTTAA